Below is a genomic region from Kribbella qitaiheensis.
CGGTGGTCACCGCCCCTGCGCTGCGGCGCCGCTGGTGGGCAACCCGAGGCGGCGGTGCCTACGAGTCATCCTGGCCACCCGAACAGGCCGAACCGATGCGCCTCGAAGTCAGCACCACCTCACTGATGGCCGACGCTCGGCTCAACGCCCTGGACGATGCATCCAGAGCTCGTCTCCCGCCGAGCGCGGCGCGCGCACCGGAAAGCCCTCTCCCACTCGTCGAGCTCGTACGTGGCGAAACCGACGCCTTCTTGGTCGAGCGCTACTACGTCTGGGATCACGCGCCATGGATCCTGCTCGTCGAAGAGGCGGGCGGCCGGTTCACCGATCGAGCCGGCGGACATGCGGCCGATCAAGGCGGCGGCCTGTACTCCAACGCCAACCTGCACAGTCGGCTGCTCACTGCCCTTCACTACCCGCCGCACTCCTAACCGCCGGAACCACTGCCTGGCGTACTGGGCTCGGGATGACCTTGTGCTCGGTTTGAGTACGCCTTCAGCCGCAGGTACTCAGACGGAGCACAGAGTCGCCCGTGGGAGCCCGCCGTAAGTCCAGCGCCCAGCTACCTGAAGCCGGGCGCGACCCTGCGGCAGCACTCAATCTCTTGTCTTTACTCTCTGTTCCTGCCTTTCCTTGTCCCCTTGGTCTCCGGGGGGCAGGGGTGGGTCACCCGTGTGGGTGAGGGTGGGTGGCACCTGTACGGCCTAGGGTCGGGGGATGGATGTGGTGTTGGTTGGGTTGATCAACGTTGGCGTGTTCATGGTGATCTTCGTTCCGGTGTCGCAGCGGTTGCTCGGGGTGCGGTTCGGGCTCGGGCGGCTGGCGGTCGGGGCCGGGCTGACGCTGGCGATGTTCTCGCCGCTGATGAGGGCGCTGGCCGGGCCGTTGCCGTGGACCGGGTCGAGCGGTACGGCGATCGCCTTGCTGGCCCTGGATGCGCTCTGTTCGATGCTCGCCGGGCTGATCTTCCTGGTCCTCGCCGAGGCGTTGGTGCCGACCGGCTCGTTGCCCAGGGCCCGTGATCTGCGCCGCGATCTGAGCGGCCGGATCGCCCGCACCAAGCGTTACCTGCAGATCCTCCGTATCGCGATCCGCCACGGCCTCGGCCCCTACCTGCGCGGCCGTCGCCGCCCCGGCCGGGAGAACGCGGCAAGCCAAGCGGATCTCGCCCGCTCGCTGCGGTTGGCACTCGACGAGGCCGGCGTCACGTTCGTCAAGCTCGGCCAGGTCCTCTCGACCCGCAGCGACCTCATCCCCGCCTCCGTCGCGCAGGAGCTCAGCCGCCTGCAAGACCAGGTGTCCCCCGCACCCTGGCCCCAGATCAAAGCGGTCCTCACCCACGAGCTAGGCGCCCCACCGCACCAGGTCTTCGCCGAGTTCGACGAAGACCCCCTCGCCGCCGCCTCTGTCGCTCAGGTCTACCCGGCCCGTCTCAACGACGGCTCGCAGGTCGTCGTCAAGGTCCAGCGCCCAGGCATCGCCTCGGTGGTCGACCGCGATCTCGACATCGTCCAACGCCTCGCCAGAACGCTCGAACGCAACACCGACTGGGGCCGGTCGATGGGTGTTCGCGCCCTGGCCGGAGGATTCGCCGACGCGATGCGGGAGGAGCTCGACTTCACCGTCGAGGCCCGCAACATGACCAGCGTCGCGGCCGGCCGGACGGTTGCGACCAGCAACGACATCGTCGTACCGGAGCTCCATCCGCGGTTCTGCACCCAACGGGTACTGACGATGCAGCGACTGGACGGCATCCAGCTGGGCAACGCGGCTCGCTCGATCGCCGACCGCGGCCTGGATGCCGCGCGACTGGCGAAGATCCTGTTCGACTGCCTACTGGGACAGGTCGCCATCGATGGCGTGTTCCACGCGGATCCGCATCCCGGCAACTTCCTGCTCCTCACCGACGGCCGGATCGGGATGCTCGACCTCGGCTCGGTCGGCCGGCTCGACTCGGCCACCCGGGAAGCCCTGCAACGCTTCCTGCTCGCTGTCGACCACGGCGATCCCACAGCCGCCACCGATGCGCTGCTGGAGATCGTCTACCGCCCGGACACCATCGATGAGCAGGCCCTCGAACGCGCCGTCGGTCAGTTCATGGCCCGTCATCTCGGCGCAGGTGCAGCCCTCGGCCCGGCCATGTTCAACGACCTGTTCAAGATCATCACCGCCCACGGTCTCGGCGTACCGCCCGAGG
It encodes:
- a CDS encoding inositol monophosphatase family protein translates to MDSADDLQLAFTISDLAADLALGYFESGVSATLKADGTPVTEADRAVERLFRERLSAARPADALLGEELGRLGESDRVWIIDPIDGTSYFSRRDPNWRVQLALEIAGSIELAVVTAPALRRRWWATRGGGAYESSWPPEQAEPMRLEVSTTSLMADARLNALDDASRARLPPSAARAPESPLPLVELVRGETDAFLVERYYVWDHAPWILLVEEAGGRFTDRAGGHAADQGGGLYSNANLHSRLLTALHYPPHS
- a CDS encoding ABC1 kinase family protein; amino-acid sequence: MDVVLVGLINVGVFMVIFVPVSQRLLGVRFGLGRLAVGAGLTLAMFSPLMRALAGPLPWTGSSGTAIALLALDALCSMLAGLIFLVLAEALVPTGSLPRARDLRRDLSGRIARTKRYLQILRIAIRHGLGPYLRGRRRPGRENAASQADLARSLRLALDEAGVTFVKLGQVLSTRSDLIPASVAQELSRLQDQVSPAPWPQIKAVLTHELGAPPHQVFAEFDEDPLAAASVAQVYPARLNDGSQVVVKVQRPGIASVVDRDLDIVQRLARTLERNTDWGRSMGVRALAGGFADAMREELDFTVEARNMTSVAAGRTVATSNDIVVPELHPRFCTQRVLTMQRLDGIQLGNAARSIADRGLDAARLAKILFDCLLGQVAIDGVFHADPHPGNFLLLTDGRIGMLDLGSVGRLDSATREALQRFLLAVDHGDPTAATDALLEIVYRPDTIDEQALERAVGQFMARHLGAGAALGPAMFNDLFKIITAHGLGVPPEVAAVFRALATIEGTISRINPGFDLVAASRQFASAHVTDRLAPDALRRTATEELATLLPMLRRLPRRIDRIAAAAESGRLSVNVRLLADERDRRHLTGLLHQALLAILGATAGLMAVLLLGTPGGPQVTDSLSLFQLFAYNLLVICAVLVLRVLVLVFRLPDSRIRS